Proteins co-encoded in one Streptomyces roseochromogenus subsp. oscitans DS 12.976 genomic window:
- a CDS encoding GAF domain-containing protein yields the protein MTDPWVALEPGADPAERVRVLRRAHETFTRVGTVPRPVRSVVAESWRRSARAGVGPDGTASVELTDSDLGAYRAEHPLARVMPLFRELMGTFAADGEHLLAVCDAHGRLLWVEGHRATRRRADGMNFVPGARWSESAVGTNAPGTAVAVDRPVQVFATEHFIRRVQPWTCAAAPVHDPRTGRVLGAVDITGGNGLAHPHSLGFVQAVARAAEAQLALLAPPRTAPDTPLLSALGRDEAELVLDGRRVRLSRRHSEILVLLARHPEGLTGEGLLCALYADESVTPVTLRAELTRLRRLLGPGLLASRPYRLTAAVESDVTVVERRLAAGALTAAAEAYTGPLLPGSQAPAIVRLRERIAGGLRTALIAHRDPDLLADWAHAAWGEDDVAVWRALAAVRPTAPVRARLTALEGELTAPSGRIPGRTRGATYLQRPPG from the coding sequence TTGACCGATCCGTGGGTGGCTCTGGAACCGGGAGCCGACCCCGCCGAGCGGGTGCGTGTGCTGCGCCGGGCGCACGAGACGTTCACCAGGGTGGGCACGGTACCGCGCCCGGTGCGGTCGGTGGTGGCGGAGTCTTGGCGGCGCAGCGCACGGGCCGGAGTCGGGCCGGACGGCACCGCCAGCGTCGAGCTGACCGACAGCGACCTCGGCGCCTACCGGGCGGAGCACCCGCTGGCCAGGGTGATGCCGCTGTTCCGGGAGCTGATGGGCACGTTCGCGGCCGACGGCGAGCATCTGCTGGCGGTGTGCGACGCGCACGGCAGGCTGCTCTGGGTCGAGGGACACCGGGCGACCCGGCGCCGGGCGGACGGGATGAACTTCGTGCCGGGGGCGCGCTGGTCGGAGAGCGCGGTCGGCACCAACGCGCCGGGCACCGCGGTCGCCGTTGACCGGCCGGTGCAGGTGTTCGCCACGGAGCACTTCATACGGCGGGTCCAGCCGTGGACCTGCGCGGCGGCACCGGTGCACGATCCGCGCACCGGCCGGGTCCTGGGCGCCGTGGACATCACCGGCGGGAACGGGCTGGCGCATCCGCACAGCCTCGGTTTCGTGCAGGCCGTGGCGCGGGCCGCGGAGGCGCAGCTCGCGCTGCTCGCGCCGCCTCGGACCGCCCCGGACACGCCGCTGCTCAGCGCGCTGGGCCGGGACGAGGCCGAGCTGGTCCTGGACGGCCGCCGGGTCCGGCTCAGTCGCCGGCACAGCGAGATCCTCGTCCTGCTCGCCCGGCATCCAGAGGGGCTGACCGGAGAGGGGCTGTTGTGCGCGCTGTACGCGGACGAGTCGGTGACCCCGGTCACCCTGCGTGCCGAACTGACGCGGCTGCGCAGGCTGCTGGGGCCGGGGCTGCTCGCCTCGCGGCCGTACCGGCTCACGGCAGCGGTCGAGTCGGACGTCACCGTGGTGGAGCGGCGGCTGGCGGCGGGGGCACTCACGGCCGCTGCGGAGGCCTACACCGGCCCGCTGCTGCCCGGTTCGCAGGCACCGGCGATCGTACGGCTGCGGGAGCGGATCGCCGGCGGGCTGCGCACGGCGCTGATCGCGCACCGCGATCCGGACCTGCTGGCGGACTGGGCGCACGCGGCCTGGGGCGAGGACGATGTGGCGGTGTGGCGGGCGCTCGCCGCCGTGCGGCCCACCGCCCCGGTGCGGGCCCGGCTCACAGCGCTGGAGGGCGAGTTGACGGCGCCGTCCGGCCGGATACCGGGGCGGACCCGCGGCGCAACGTACTTGCAACGTCCGCCCGGCTAG
- a CDS encoding N-acetylmuramoyl-L-alanine amidase — protein sequence MDPAGTAQPRETAQAASPALPRLSRRWLLKGTALAAVPYVLLPDPRADARSASVDYPPADWQPASTSNYTASERPDSYAIDRVIIHVTQETYANALAIFANPEKQVSVHYLVRSADGHIAQCVHEADIAWHAGNWDYNTRSIGIEHEGWVDQPAYFTDALYTQSAKLTAAICTKYGIPKDREHIIGHYQVPGTDHTDPGPNWDWVRYMRLVNFA from the coding sequence ATGGACCCGGCCGGTACGGCACAGCCAAGAGAGACGGCACAAGCGGCGAGCCCGGCGCTGCCGCGTCTGAGCAGGCGTTGGCTGTTGAAGGGGACGGCGCTCGCAGCCGTTCCCTATGTGCTGCTTCCCGATCCACGAGCCGATGCGCGGTCCGCGAGCGTCGACTACCCGCCCGCCGACTGGCAGCCGGCGAGCACCTCCAACTACACGGCGTCCGAGCGCCCCGACAGCTACGCCATCGACCGCGTGATCATCCATGTGACGCAGGAGACGTACGCCAACGCGCTGGCGATTTTCGCCAACCCGGAGAAGCAAGTGTCCGTGCACTATCTGGTCCGCTCGGCGGACGGGCACATCGCCCAGTGCGTGCACGAGGCGGACATCGCGTGGCACGCGGGCAACTGGGACTACAACACCCGCAGCATCGGTATCGAACACGAGGGATGGGTGGACCAGCCCGCCTATTTCACCGACGCCCTCTACACGCAGTCGGCAAAGCTCACGGCGGCTATCTGCACCAAGTACGGCATCCCGAAGGACAGGGAGCACATCATCGGCCACTACCAGGTGCCCGGTACCGACCACACCGATCCGGGTCCGAATTGGGACTGGGTGCGGTACATGAGACTGGTCAACTTCGCCTAG
- a CDS encoding acetamidase/formamidase family protein, with product MTDPLILTVRPEPDAYAWTFGGAPPMARIAPGTVLDLFTEDCFAGRVRSEKDLVSEVCEFPFLNPQTGPFHIEGAEPGDTVAVHFVSIEPARDWAASTTVPLFGALTSTHTTATLQPPLPERVWIWRLDRARRTALFQAQDSDIEVELPLDPMHGTVGVAPANLEVRSALVPDAHGGNMDTPEMRAGVTCYLGVNVEGALLSLGDGHARQGEGETCGVAVECAMNTVVVVDLLKDIATPWPRLESDTHIISTGSARPLEDAFRISQLDLVQWLVRDYGFSAPDAYQFATQAVESPLANVCDTNYTCVAKLRKEWLPARETYRGVHARLRETARALRG from the coding sequence ATGACTGACCCCCTGATCCTTACCGTGCGCCCGGAACCGGACGCATACGCCTGGACGTTCGGCGGCGCACCGCCCATGGCGCGGATCGCACCCGGCACGGTTCTCGACCTGTTCACGGAGGACTGCTTCGCCGGGCGGGTGCGCTCCGAGAAGGACCTCGTCTCCGAGGTCTGCGAGTTCCCGTTCCTCAATCCGCAGACCGGCCCGTTCCATATCGAGGGCGCCGAGCCCGGCGACACCGTGGCCGTACACTTCGTGTCGATCGAACCGGCCCGGGACTGGGCAGCGTCGACGACGGTCCCGCTCTTCGGCGCACTCACCTCCACGCACACCACGGCCACGCTGCAGCCGCCGCTGCCGGAGCGCGTCTGGATCTGGCGGCTGGACCGTGCGCGCCGCACCGCCCTTTTCCAAGCGCAGGACAGCGACATCGAGGTGGAGCTGCCCCTGGACCCCATGCACGGGACGGTCGGCGTGGCCCCCGCCAATCTGGAGGTCCGCTCGGCCCTGGTCCCGGACGCCCACGGCGGGAACATGGACACGCCCGAGATGCGGGCCGGCGTCACCTGCTATCTGGGCGTCAATGTCGAGGGCGCCCTGCTCAGCCTCGGCGACGGACACGCCCGGCAGGGCGAGGGCGAGACCTGCGGCGTGGCCGTGGAGTGCGCGATGAACACCGTGGTGGTCGTGGACCTCCTCAAGGACATCGCCACGCCGTGGCCCCGACTGGAGTCGGACACCCACATCATCTCGACCGGCTCGGCCCGCCCCCTGGAGGACGCGTTCCGGATATCGCAGCTCGACCTGGTGCAGTGGCTGGTGCGCGACTACGGGTTCAGTGCGCCGGACGCGTACCAATTCGCAACCCAGGCGGTCGAGTCACCGTTGGCCAACGTGTGCGACACGAACTACACGTGCGTGGCCAAGCTCCGCAAGGAGTGGCTGCCGGCCCGAGAGACGTACCGCGGTGTGCATGCGCGGCTGCGGGAGACCGCCCGAGCGCTGCGCGGCTGA
- a CDS encoding APC family permease has protein sequence MDEETTGALRRDAVGLREVLFQSVTAMAPAAAVAASIPAGAAFAGGSLPLAVLIALVACLFTASCVAELARELPAAGSVATYAARGLHPAIGFLVGWGYVFVEMLVPPLLLLQLGFTAAGTLHEEWSSYPADLWWPWSLAGAGVIAVAGCLGVRASARFGTVLGVFEIVVFLVFAVLLIGKAGDANTLSVFGTSHTADGYAGISGVFAGSVYTVLAFAGFEAAAPLAEETRDPRRTMRRAVLGAALGIGLFYVLTTYAMTVSFGPDRFAKFGASGAASWDGVARASFGLFWVPVFLAVINSTIANANACANVSTRTAFALARIRVLPSLLATLHPRRRSPVAGIALQALVAVGAVLGLGFGYDPVTAFLLLATVVVTVVVGVYIVVNLACTGYFLRAGRADFKPLRHLLFPVLGTAAFVPALLTAAGIPAFDFVTELTPPVSYAGPIVGVWMAGGVAVLLLLIRRHPERIAETARVHLDAYDPTDDRQDGTVPR, from the coding sequence ATGGACGAGGAGACGACCGGGGCGCTGCGGCGCGACGCCGTCGGGTTGCGCGAGGTGCTGTTCCAGAGCGTGACGGCGATGGCCCCGGCCGCCGCGGTGGCCGCGTCGATTCCGGCCGGTGCCGCCTTCGCCGGTGGCAGCCTGCCGCTGGCGGTGCTGATCGCCCTGGTGGCCTGTCTGTTCACCGCGTCCTGCGTGGCCGAGCTGGCCAGGGAACTGCCCGCGGCGGGCTCGGTGGCCACGTATGCGGCGCGCGGCCTGCACCCTGCCATCGGCTTTCTCGTCGGCTGGGGCTATGTCTTCGTGGAGATGCTGGTTCCACCGCTGCTGCTCCTGCAGCTGGGCTTCACGGCGGCGGGCACGCTGCACGAGGAGTGGTCCTCGTATCCGGCGGATCTGTGGTGGCCGTGGTCCCTGGCGGGCGCCGGTGTGATCGCCGTCGCCGGCTGCCTGGGCGTCCGCGCCTCGGCCCGCTTCGGCACCGTCCTCGGCGTCTTCGAGATCGTTGTCTTCCTCGTGTTCGCAGTGCTGCTCATCGGTAAGGCCGGCGACGCCAACACCCTGTCGGTGTTCGGCACTTCGCACACCGCCGACGGGTATGCCGGGATCAGCGGCGTGTTCGCCGGGTCCGTGTACACGGTGCTGGCCTTCGCGGGGTTCGAGGCGGCGGCGCCGCTCGCCGAGGAGACACGCGACCCCCGGCGGACGATGCGCCGCGCGGTCCTCGGAGCGGCTCTGGGCATCGGGCTGTTCTACGTGCTCACGACCTATGCGATGACCGTCTCCTTCGGTCCGGACCGGTTCGCGAAGTTCGGCGCCTCGGGCGCGGCCTCCTGGGACGGTGTCGCCCGAGCCTCCTTCGGTCTCTTCTGGGTGCCGGTCTTCCTGGCGGTGATCAACTCCACGATCGCCAACGCCAACGCGTGCGCCAACGTCTCTACCCGTACGGCCTTCGCCCTGGCCCGCATCCGGGTCCTGCCCAGCCTGCTCGCCACACTCCACCCCCGGCGCCGCTCCCCCGTCGCCGGTATCGCGCTGCAGGCCCTCGTGGCCGTCGGGGCGGTGCTGGGGCTCGGTTTCGGCTACGACCCGGTGACCGCGTTCCTGCTGCTCGCCACGGTGGTCGTCACAGTCGTCGTCGGTGTCTACATCGTCGTGAACCTCGCCTGTACCGGCTATTTCCTGCGGGCGGGCCGGGCCGACTTCAAGCCGCTACGGCATCTGCTGTTCCCGGTACTCGGCACGGCGGCCTTCGTCCCGGCCCTGCTGACGGCCGCGGGGATTCCGGCGTTCGACTTCGTCACCGAGCTGACGCCTCCGGTGTCCTACGCCGGCCCGATCGTCGGCGTCTGGATGGCGGGAGGCGTTGCAGTGCTCCTTCTGCTGATACGGCGTCACCCCGAGCGCATAGCCGAGACCGCGCGGGTGCACCTCGACGCATACGACCCGACCGACGACCGACAGGACGGAACGGTGCCGCGCTGA
- a CDS encoding ROK family transcriptional regulator, producing the protein MTAPLHEARPPGAGRALPDTQQGMRRRNLARVLHAVSAEGSLSRAAVASRIGLTRAAVSTLVDELIRWGLLEELGPERPGRVGRPGSALAVSGRGPAGIGAEIGVDHLAVCAVDLRGEVRARAVRHTANRGRAPGPAVEELTELVRRVVAEAEREALWPAGLAVAVPGLVARDGRTVVRAPNLDWHDTDLGALLPGDWPLTVDNEANYGALAELWLGDGTPRDFLHVSAEIGIGAAVVVGGGLLRGTRGFAGELGHVPVRPDGPLCPCGGRGCLEQYAGEEAVLRAAGLEPREDPVGLLAGRADQGDESVRAALRDAGTALGIALTGAVNLLDPETVVLGGALAGLSPWLLPSLETELTSRTAGPPCPVTVSRLGPEGPLLGAAHSVVRGVLDDPAVVAERP; encoded by the coding sequence ATGACCGCACCGCTGCACGAAGCCCGCCCGCCGGGCGCCGGCCGCGCCCTGCCGGACACCCAGCAGGGCATGCGCCGGCGCAACCTGGCCCGCGTGCTGCATGCCGTCAGCGCCGAGGGTTCACTGTCGCGGGCCGCGGTCGCCTCGCGCATCGGGCTGACCCGGGCGGCGGTGTCGACGCTGGTGGACGAGCTGATCCGGTGGGGGCTGCTGGAGGAACTGGGTCCGGAGCGGCCGGGCCGGGTGGGCCGGCCCGGGTCGGCGCTCGCGGTGAGCGGCCGCGGTCCGGCCGGGATCGGGGCCGAGATAGGCGTCGACCACCTCGCGGTGTGCGCGGTCGATCTGCGCGGCGAGGTCCGCGCGCGGGCCGTGCGGCACACGGCGAACCGGGGCCGGGCGCCTGGACCGGCGGTCGAGGAGCTGACCGAGCTGGTGCGCCGCGTCGTGGCGGAGGCGGAGCGGGAGGCGTTGTGGCCCGCCGGGCTCGCGGTCGCCGTGCCCGGACTCGTTGCCCGGGACGGCCGTACTGTCGTCCGCGCCCCGAACCTCGACTGGCACGACACCGACCTCGGCGCCCTGCTTCCGGGTGACTGGCCGCTGACCGTGGACAACGAGGCCAACTACGGTGCGCTCGCGGAGTTGTGGCTCGGTGACGGCACCCCGCGCGACTTCCTGCATGTGTCGGCCGAGATCGGCATCGGCGCGGCGGTCGTCGTGGGCGGCGGACTGCTGCGTGGCACCCGCGGCTTCGCGGGCGAGCTGGGCCACGTACCCGTGCGGCCGGACGGGCCGCTCTGTCCGTGCGGCGGCCGGGGCTGCCTGGAGCAGTACGCGGGCGAGGAGGCGGTGCTGCGCGCGGCGGGGCTGGAGCCGCGCGAGGACCCGGTGGGCCTGCTCGCGGGGCGCGCCGACCAGGGCGACGAGAGCGTACGGGCGGCCCTGCGGGACGCCGGAACAGCGCTCGGCATCGCCCTGACGGGGGCGGTGAATCTCCTCGACCCCGAGACGGTGGTCCTCGGCGGCGCCCTGGCCGGCCTCTCCCCCTGGCTGCTGCCGTCCCTGGAGACGGAGCTGACGAGCCGCACGGCGGGCCCGCCCTGCCCGGTGACGGTGTCCCGGCTGGGCCCGGAGGGCCCCCTGCTGGGCGCGGCGCACTCGGTCGTCCGGGGTGTGCTGGACGATCCGGCCGTGGTGGCGGAACGGCCCTGA
- the xylB gene encoding xylulokinase, with product MSAAEGPLVVGVDTSTQSTKALVVDAATGEVVASGQAPHSVSSGAGRESDPRQWWDALCEALRQCGDAAHEAAAVSIGGQQHGLVTLDGRGEPVRPALLWNDVRSAPQARRLVEELGGPKAWAERTGSVPGVSFTVTKWAWLAEHEPQSVRATKAVRLPHDYLTERLTGQGTTDRGDASGTGWWASRTETYDAETLAHVGLDPALLPRVVRPGEVAGTVRDSHDLPFSKGTLVAPGTGDNAAAALGLGLRPGTPVLSLGTSGTVYAVSRNRPADPTGTVAGFADAHGDWLPLACTLNCTLAVDRVAALLGLDREAVEPGGSVTLLPYLDGERTPNLPNASGLLHGLRHDTTPGQLLQAAYDGAVHALLGALDLVLDEDADRSTPLMLIGGGARGTAWQQTVRRLSGRPVQVPEARELVALGAAAQAAGLLTGEDPAAVARRWHTAAGPVLEAVERDQETLERITGVLSDAAPLLERRTDTTPRA from the coding sequence ATGTCAGCAGCCGAGGGTCCGCTCGTCGTCGGCGTGGACACATCCACCCAGTCCACGAAGGCACTGGTCGTCGACGCGGCCACCGGCGAGGTGGTGGCGAGCGGCCAGGCCCCGCACTCCGTGTCCTCCGGTGCGGGCCGCGAGAGCGATCCGCGTCAGTGGTGGGACGCGCTGTGCGAAGCCTTGCGCCAGTGCGGCGACGCGGCGCACGAGGCGGCGGCCGTGTCGATCGGTGGCCAGCAGCACGGCCTGGTCACGCTGGACGGGCGGGGCGAGCCGGTGCGTCCGGCGCTGCTGTGGAACGACGTGCGCTCGGCACCGCAGGCCCGCCGGCTGGTGGAGGAACTGGGCGGACCGAAGGCCTGGGCGGAGCGCACCGGCAGTGTGCCCGGCGTGTCGTTCACGGTCACGAAGTGGGCGTGGCTGGCCGAGCACGAGCCACAGTCGGTCCGCGCGACGAAGGCGGTACGGCTCCCGCACGACTACCTCACCGAGCGCCTGACCGGGCAGGGCACGACCGACCGCGGCGACGCGTCCGGCACCGGCTGGTGGGCGTCCAGGACGGAGACGTACGACGCGGAGACCCTCGCACATGTCGGTCTCGACCCGGCGCTACTGCCCCGGGTCGTGCGGCCAGGAGAGGTGGCCGGCACCGTGCGCGACAGCCATGACCTGCCGTTCTCCAAGGGAACGCTGGTCGCGCCCGGCACTGGCGACAACGCGGCGGCGGCCCTGGGCCTCGGCCTGCGGCCCGGCACCCCGGTGCTCAGCCTCGGCACGTCCGGCACGGTGTACGCCGTCTCCAGGAACCGCCCGGCCGATCCGACCGGCACGGTGGCGGGGTTCGCCGACGCCCACGGGGACTGGCTGCCGCTGGCCTGCACCCTGAACTGCACGCTCGCCGTGGACCGCGTCGCGGCGCTGCTCGGCCTGGACCGCGAGGCGGTGGAGCCGGGTGGCTCGGTGACCCTGCTGCCGTACCTGGACGGCGAGCGCACGCCGAACCTGCCGAACGCCTCGGGCCTGCTGCACGGCCTGCGCCACGACACGACGCCCGGGCAACTGCTGCAGGCCGCGTACGACGGTGCCGTGCACGCGCTGCTCGGCGCGCTCGACCTCGTCCTGGACGAGGACGCGGACCGCAGCACCCCGCTGATGCTGATCGGCGGCGGGGCGCGGGGGACGGCCTGGCAGCAGACGGTACGGCGGCTGTCGGGGCGGCCGGTGCAGGTCCCGGAGGCCAGGGAACTGGTCGCCCTCGGCGCCGCGGCACAGGCCGCCGGTCTGCTGACCGGCGAGGACCCGGCCGCGGTGGCCCGCCGCTGGCACACGGCCGCGGGCCCGGTGCTGGAGGCCGTGGAGCGGGACCAGGAGACCCTGGAGCGGATCACCGGGGTACTCTCCGACGCGGCCCCGCTGCTGGAGCGGAGGACGGACACCACGCCGCGCGCATGA
- the xylA gene encoding xylose isomerase: MSYQPTPEDRFTFGLWTVGWQGRDPFGDATRRALDPVETVQRLAGLGAYGVTFHDDDLIPFGSSDTERESHIKRFRQVLDATGMTVPMATTNLFTHPVFKDGAFTANDRDVRRYALRKTIRNIDLAVELGAKTYVAWGGREGAESGAAKDVRAALDRMKEAFDLLGEYVTCQGYDLRFAIEPKPNEPRGDILLPTVGHALAFIERLERPELYGVNPEVGHEQMAGLNFPHGIAQALWAGKLFHIDLNGQSGIKYDQDLRFGAGDLRAAFWLVDLLESAGYDGPRHFDFKPPRTEDLDGVWASAAGCMRNYLILKERSAAFRADPEVQKALRASRLDQLAQPTAADGLQALLADRAAFEDFDVAAAAARGMAFERLDQLAMDHLLGARG; this comes from the coding sequence ATGAGCTACCAGCCCACCCCCGAGGACAGGTTCACCTTCGGCCTGTGGACCGTCGGCTGGCAGGGAAGGGACCCGTTCGGCGACGCCACCCGCCGCGCCCTCGACCCGGTCGAGACGGTGCAGCGCCTGGCCGGGCTCGGCGCGTACGGGGTGACCTTCCATGACGACGACCTGATCCCCTTCGGATCCTCGGACACCGAGCGCGAGTCGCACATCAAGCGGTTCCGTCAGGTCCTGGACGCGACCGGCATGACCGTCCCGATGGCCACCACGAACCTCTTCACACACCCCGTCTTCAAGGACGGCGCGTTCACCGCCAACGACCGCGACGTGCGCCGCTATGCGCTGCGCAAGACGATCCGCAACATCGACCTGGCGGTCGAGCTGGGCGCGAAGACGTACGTCGCCTGGGGCGGCCGCGAGGGCGCCGAGTCCGGCGCCGCCAAGGACGTACGCGCCGCCCTCGACCGCATGAAGGAGGCCTTCGACCTCCTCGGCGAGTACGTCACCTGCCAGGGCTACGACCTCCGCTTCGCCATCGAGCCCAAGCCGAACGAGCCGCGCGGCGACATCCTGCTGCCCACTGTCGGCCACGCGCTGGCCTTCATCGAGCGCCTGGAACGCCCCGAGCTGTACGGCGTCAATCCGGAGGTGGGGCACGAGCAGATGGCGGGTCTGAACTTCCCGCACGGCATCGCGCAGGCTCTGTGGGCGGGCAAGCTGTTCCACATCGACCTCAATGGCCAGTCCGGCATCAAGTACGACCAGGACCTGCGCTTCGGCGCCGGCGACCTGAGGGCGGCTTTCTGGCTGGTCGACCTGCTGGAGAGCGCCGGTTACGACGGGCCGCGCCACTTCGACTTCAAGCCGCCGCGAACCGAGGACCTCGACGGCGTGTGGGCGTCGGCGGCCGGCTGCATGCGTAACTACCTCATCCTGAAGGAGCGTTCGGCCGCCTTCCGTGCCGATCCGGAGGTCCAGAAGGCGCTGCGCGCCTCACGGCTCGACCAGCTGGCCCAGCCGACCGCGGCCGACGGCCTGCAGGCCCTGCTCGCCGACCGCGCCGCCTTCGAGGACTTCGACGTGGCGGCTGCGGCCGCGCGGGGCATGGCGTTCGAGCGTCTCGACCAGCTCGCGATGGACCACCTGCTGGGGGCGAGGGGCTGA